One part of the Hydra vulgaris chromosome 01, alternate assembly HydraT2T_AEP genome encodes these proteins:
- the LOC136075168 gene encoding uncharacterized protein LOC136075168 isoform X10, whose protein sequence is MIKKTKNLFSRQKLLREIQDYFLQDANNLTLVLYGMSGVGKTHIARKYCEISYNFYKNFVWIDAAFGMLQTSMRNQCQILDIQVHDSKGEYFDIKVIVEKIHNYYRNEKTLYIFDSVDDESVKNLSMYISRKPNSFTLITSQWRTWSNNVNKMLVDVFTPEDAFAYVKNDIKENSDEKVRNLIKELGYHPFAITQAIKYINIHTISIEKYIDRYRSKPSEILDNINFPTEEESKSTMKAINLVLIKLEKTKPFLFKILNCLSHCDGQNISKQFITQISNQMETNDESLIDDAIGLLMSYSLLNCFDDKKYTIHELTQLTCKCFQKRNSSTNTFLDLIENYFKVELNEVKYHMDYGNHFVFHFIYMFRTNGKRFSETFHHMTTSIQKLLICKGLFEEAIEILKVVQNFNTETYGENNLITLDTKHNIAKCLDNMGKYNEALEIFYSFDKIQTEILGINHPSTMTTKHNIALCLDKMGKYNEALEIYYSVDKIQTEILGINHPSAMTTKHNIAFCLNNMGKYNEALEIYYSVDKIKTEILGINHPDTMTTKHNIASCLDKMGKYNEALEIYYSVDKIQTEILGINHPSTMTTKHNIASCLDKMGKYNEALEIYYSVDKIKTEILGINHPSTMTTKHNIAQCLNNMGKYNEALEIYYSVDKIKTEILGINHPSTMTTKHNIALCLNNMGKYNEALEIYYSVDKIQTEILGINHPNTMTTKHNIAQCLNKMGKYKEALKIYYSVDKIKTEILGINHPSTMTTKHNIALCLNRMGKYNEALEIYYSVDKIQTETLGVNHPSTMTTKHNIASCLDDMGKYNEALEIYYSVDKIRTEILGINHPSTMATKHIIALCLNNLKKKQKCCLII, encoded by the exons atgataaaaaaaacaa aaaatttattttcacgcCAGAAACTACTTCGTGAAattcaagattattttttacaagatGCAAACAATTTAACTTTAGTATTATATGGAATGTCGGGTGTCGGAAAAACACATATTGCCAGAAAATATTGTGAAATATCATATAACTtctataaaaactttgtttggaTTGACGCAGCATTTGGAATGTTACAAACTTCAATGAGAAACCAATGTCAAATATTAGATATCCAGGTTCATGATTCAAAAGgagaatattttgatataaaagtgattgttgaaaaaattcataactaTTATAGAAATGAAAagactttgtatatttttgacagTGTCGACGACGaaagtgttaaaaatttatcaatgtaCATTTCAAGAAAACCGAATTCATTCACGTTGATTACCTCCCAATGGAGAACGTGGtcaaataatgtaaataaaatgctAGTTGATGTTTTTACTCCTGAAGATGCATTCGCTTatgtaaaaaatgatattaaagaaAACAGCGACGAAAAAGTAAGAAACTTAATTAAAGAACTTGGTTATCATCCGTTTGCAATTACTCaggcaataaaatatataaatatacatacgaTTTCGATAGAAAAATACATAGATCGATATAGATCGAAACCATCAGAAATATTAGACAATATTAATTTTCCAACCGAAGAAGAATCAAAGTCCACAATGAAAGCAAttaacttagttttaataaaattagaaaaaacaaaaccttttctatttaaaatattaaactgtttatcTCATTGCGACGGTCAAAACATCAGTAAACAGTTTATAACACAAATCTCAAATCAAATGGAAACAAACGATGAATCTTTAATTGATGATGCTATTGGATTACTAATGAGTTATTCTTTACTAAACTGTTTTGacgataaaaaatatacaatacaCGAACTTACACAGTTAACAtgtaaatgttttcaaaagaGAAATTCGAGTACAAATACATTTcttgatttaattgaaaattattttaaagttgaattgAATGAAGTAAAATATCACATGGATTACggaaatcattttgtttttcattttatctatATGTTTCGTACTAACGGAAAAAGATTTTCGGAAACCTTCCATCATATGACAACttctattcaaaaattattaatatgtaAAGGTTTATTTGAAGAAGCAATCgaaatattaaaagttgttcaaaattttaatacagaAACTTATggtgaaaataatttaatcacaCTTgatacaaaacataatatcgcaaaGTGTTTAGacaatatgggaaaatataacgaagctttagaaattttttattcttttgataaaatacaaactgaaattttaggtatcaaccatccgtctacaatgacaacaaaacataatatcgcactCTGTTTGGACaaaatgggaaaatataacgaagctttagaaatttattattctgttgataaaatacaaactgaaattttaggtatcaaccatccgtctgcaatgacaacaaaacataatatcgcatTCTGTTTGAacaatatgggaaaatataacgaagctttagaaatttattattctgttgataaaattaaaactgaaattttag gtatcaaccatccagatacaatgacaacaaaacataatatcgcaagctgtttggacaaaatgggaaaatataacgaagctttagaaatttattattctgttgataaaatacaaactgaaattttaggtatcaaccatccgtctacaatgacaacaaaacataatatcgcaagctgtttggacaaaatgggaaaatataacgaagctttagaaatttattattctgttgataaaattaaaactgaaattttaggtatcaaccatccgtctacaatgacaacaaaacataatatcgcacaATGTTTGAacaatatgggaaaatataacgaagctttagaaatttattattctgttgataaaattaaaactgaaattttaggtatcaaccatccgtctacaatgacaacaaaacataatatcgcactCTGTTTGAacaatatgggaaaatataacgaagctttagaaatttattattctgttgataaaatacaaactgaaattttaggtatcaaccatccgaatacaatgacaacaaaacataatatcgcacaATGTTTGAACAAAATGGGAAAATATaaagaagctttaaaaatttattattctgttgataaaataaaaactgaaattttaggaatcaaccatccgtctacaatgacaacaaaacataatatcgcactCTGTTTGAACAgaatgggaaaatataacgaagctttagaaatttattattctgttgataaaatacaaactgaaactTTAGGAGTCAACCATCCGTCTACAATGACAACTaaacataatatcgcaagcTGTTTGGACGacatgggaaaatataacgaagctttagaaatttattattctgttgataaaataagaactgaaattttaggtatcaaccatccgtctACAATGGCAACAAAACATATTATCGCACTctgtttgaataatttaaaaaaaaagcaaaagtgttgtttaattatttga
- the LOC136075168 gene encoding uncharacterized protein LOC136075168 isoform X9: protein MIKKTSIQSFSENLFSRQKLLREIQDYFLQDANNLTLVLYGMSGVGKTHIARKYCEISYNFYKNFVWIDAAFGMLQTSMRNQCQILDIQVHDSKGEYFDIKVIVEKIHNYYRNEKTLYIFDSVDDESVKNLSMYISRKPNSFTLITSQWRTWSNNVNKMLVDVFTPEDAFAYVKNDIKENSDEKVRNLIKELGYHPFAITQAIKYINIHTISIEKYIDRYRSKPSEILDNINFPTEEESKSTMKAINLVLIKLEKTKPFLFKILNCLSHCDGQNISKQFITQISNQMETNDESLIDDAIGLLMSYSLLNCFDDKKYTIHELTQLTCKCFQKRNSSTNTFLDLIENYFKVELNEVKYHMDYGNHFVFHFIYMFRTNGKRFSETFHHMTTSIQKLLICKGLFEEAIEILKVVQNFNTETYGENNLITLDTKHNIAKCLDNMGKYNEALEIFYSFDKIQTEILGINHPSTMTTKHNIALCLDKMGKYNEALEIYYSVDKIQTEILGINHPSAMTTKHNIAFCLNNMGKYNEALEIYYSVDKIKTEILGINHPSTMTTKHNIASCLYKMGKYNEALEIYYSVDKIRTEILGINHPSTMTTKHNIAQCLNNMGKYNEALEIYYSVDKIQTEILGINHPSTMTTKQNIALCLNNMGKYNEALEIYYSVDKIQTEILGINHPDTMTTKHNIALCLDNMGKYNEALEIYYSVDKILTEILGINHPDTMTTKHNIASCLDKMGKYNEALEIYYSVDKIQTEILGINHPSTMTTKHNIASCLDKMGKYNEALEIYYSVDKIKTEILGINHPSTMTTKHNIAQCLNNMGKYNEALEIYYSVDKIKTEILGINHPSTMATKHIIALCLNNLKKKQKCCLII, encoded by the exons atgataaaaaaaacaa GTATTCAatctttttcagaaaatttattttcacgcCAGAAACTACTTCGTGAAattcaagattattttttacaagatGCAAACAATTTAACTTTAGTATTATATGGAATGTCGGGTGTCGGAAAAACACATATTGCCAGAAAATATTGTGAAATATCATATAACTtctataaaaactttgtttggaTTGACGCAGCATTTGGAATGTTACAAACTTCAATGAGAAACCAATGTCAAATATTAGATATCCAGGTTCATGATTCAAAAGgagaatattttgatataaaagtgattgttgaaaaaattcataactaTTATAGAAATGAAAagactttgtatatttttgacagTGTCGACGACGaaagtgttaaaaatttatcaatgtaCATTTCAAGAAAACCGAATTCATTCACGTTGATTACCTCCCAATGGAGAACGTGGtcaaataatgtaaataaaatgctAGTTGATGTTTTTACTCCTGAAGATGCATTCGCTTatgtaaaaaatgatattaaagaaAACAGCGACGAAAAAGTAAGAAACTTAATTAAAGAACTTGGTTATCATCCGTTTGCAATTACTCaggcaataaaatatataaatatacatacgaTTTCGATAGAAAAATACATAGATCGATATAGATCGAAACCATCAGAAATATTAGACAATATTAATTTTCCAACCGAAGAAGAATCAAAGTCCACAATGAAAGCAAttaacttagttttaataaaattagaaaaaacaaaaccttttctatttaaaatattaaactgtttatcTCATTGCGACGGTCAAAACATCAGTAAACAGTTTATAACACAAATCTCAAATCAAATGGAAACAAACGATGAATCTTTAATTGATGATGCTATTGGATTACTAATGAGTTATTCTTTACTAAACTGTTTTGacgataaaaaatatacaatacaCGAACTTACACAGTTAACAtgtaaatgttttcaaaagaGAAATTCGAGTACAAATACATTTcttgatttaattgaaaattattttaaagttgaattgAATGAAGTAAAATATCACATGGATTACggaaatcattttgtttttcattttatctatATGTTTCGTACTAACGGAAAAAGATTTTCGGAAACCTTCCATCATATGACAACttctattcaaaaattattaatatgtaAAGGTTTATTTGAAGAAGCAATCgaaatattaaaagttgttcaaaattttaatacagaAACTTATggtgaaaataatttaatcacaCTTgatacaaaacataatatcgcaaaGTGTTTAGacaatatgggaaaatataacgaagctttagaaattttttattcttttgataaaatacaaactgaaattttaggtatcaaccatccgtctacaatgacaacaaaacataatatcgcactCTGTTTGGACaaaatgggaaaatataacgaagctttagaaatttattattctgttgataaaatacaaactgaaattttaggtatcaaccatccgtctgcaatgacaacaaaacataatatcgcatTCTGTTTGAacaatatgggaaaatataacgaagctttagaaatttattattctgttgataaaattaaaactgaaattttaggtatcaaccatccgtctacaatgacaacaaaacataatatcgcaagctgtttgtacaaaatgggaaaatataacgaagctttagaaatttattattctgttgataaaataagaactgaaattttaggtatcaaccatccgtctacaatgacaacaaaacataatatcgcacaATGTTTGAacaatatgggaaaatataacgaagctttagaaatttattattctgttgataaaatacaaactgaaattttaggtatcaaccatccgtctacaatgacaacaaaacaaaacatcGCACTCTGTTTGAacaatatgggaaaatataacgaagctttagaaatttattattctgttgataaaatacaaactgaaattttaggtatcaaccatccagatacaatgacaacaaaacataatatcgcactCTGTTTGGacaatatgggaaaatataacgaagctttagaaatttattattctgttgataaaatactaactgaaattttaggtatcaaccatccagatacaatgacaacaaaacataatatcgcaagctgtttggacaaaatgggaaaatataacgaagctttagaaatttattattctgttgataaaatacaaactgaaattttaggtatcaaccatccgtctacaatgacaacaaaacataatatcgcaagctgtttggacaaaatgggaaaatataacgaagctttagaaatttattattctgttgataaaattaaaactgaaattttaggtatcaaccatccgtctacaatgacaacaaaacataatatcgcacaATGTTTGAacaatatgggaaaatataacgaagctttagaaatttattattctgttgataaaattaaaactgaaattttag gtatcaaccatccgtctACAATGGCAACAAAACATATTATCGCACTctgtttgaataatttaaaaaaaaagcaaaagtgttgtttaattatttga
- the LOC136075168 gene encoding uncharacterized protein LOC136075168 isoform X11, whose amino-acid sequence MIKKTKNLFSRQKLLREIQDYFLQDANNLTLVLYGMSGVGKTHIARKYCEISYNFYKNFVWIDAAFGMLQTSMRNQCQILDIQVHDSKGEYFDIKVIVEKIHNYYRNEKTLYIFDSVDDESVKNLSMYISRKPNSFTLITSQWRTWSNNVNKMLVDVFTPEDAFAYVKNDIKENSDEKVRNLIKELGYHPFAITQAIKYINIHTISIEKYIDRYRSKPSEILDNINFPTEEESKSTMKAINLVLIKLEKTKPFLFKILNCLSHCDGQNISKQFITQISNQMETNDESLIDDAIGLLMSYSLLNCFDDKKYTIHELTQLTCKCFQKRNSSTNTFLDLIENYFKVELNEVKYHMDYGNHFVFHFIYMFRTNGKRFSETFHHMTTSIQKLLICKGLFEEAIEILKVVQNFNTETYGENNLITLDTKHNIAKCLDNMGKYNEALEIFYSFDKIQTEILGINHPSTMTTKHNIALCLDKMGKYNEALEIYYSVDKIQTEILGINHPSAMTTKHNIAFCLNNMGKYNEALEIYYSVDKIKTEILGINHPSTMTTKHNIASCLYKMGKYNEALEIYYSVDKIRTEILGINHPSTMTTKHNIAQCLNNMGKYNEALEIYYSVDKIQTEILGINHPSTMTTKQNIALCLNNMGKYNEALEIYYSVDKIQTEILGINHPDTMTTKHNIALCLDNMGKYNEALEIYYSVDKILTEILGINHPDTMTTKHNIASCLDKMGKYNEALEIYYSVDKIQTEILGINHPSTMTTKHNIASCLDKMGKYNEALEIYYSVDKIKTEILGINHPSTMTTKHNIAQCLNNMGKYNEALEIYYSVDKIKTEILGINHPSTMATKHIIALCLNNLKKKQKCCLII is encoded by the exons atgataaaaaaaacaa aaaatttattttcacgcCAGAAACTACTTCGTGAAattcaagattattttttacaagatGCAAACAATTTAACTTTAGTATTATATGGAATGTCGGGTGTCGGAAAAACACATATTGCCAGAAAATATTGTGAAATATCATATAACTtctataaaaactttgtttggaTTGACGCAGCATTTGGAATGTTACAAACTTCAATGAGAAACCAATGTCAAATATTAGATATCCAGGTTCATGATTCAAAAGgagaatattttgatataaaagtgattgttgaaaaaattcataactaTTATAGAAATGAAAagactttgtatatttttgacagTGTCGACGACGaaagtgttaaaaatttatcaatgtaCATTTCAAGAAAACCGAATTCATTCACGTTGATTACCTCCCAATGGAGAACGTGGtcaaataatgtaaataaaatgctAGTTGATGTTTTTACTCCTGAAGATGCATTCGCTTatgtaaaaaatgatattaaagaaAACAGCGACGAAAAAGTAAGAAACTTAATTAAAGAACTTGGTTATCATCCGTTTGCAATTACTCaggcaataaaatatataaatatacatacgaTTTCGATAGAAAAATACATAGATCGATATAGATCGAAACCATCAGAAATATTAGACAATATTAATTTTCCAACCGAAGAAGAATCAAAGTCCACAATGAAAGCAAttaacttagttttaataaaattagaaaaaacaaaaccttttctatttaaaatattaaactgtttatcTCATTGCGACGGTCAAAACATCAGTAAACAGTTTATAACACAAATCTCAAATCAAATGGAAACAAACGATGAATCTTTAATTGATGATGCTATTGGATTACTAATGAGTTATTCTTTACTAAACTGTTTTGacgataaaaaatatacaatacaCGAACTTACACAGTTAACAtgtaaatgttttcaaaagaGAAATTCGAGTACAAATACATTTcttgatttaattgaaaattattttaaagttgaattgAATGAAGTAAAATATCACATGGATTACggaaatcattttgtttttcattttatctatATGTTTCGTACTAACGGAAAAAGATTTTCGGAAACCTTCCATCATATGACAACttctattcaaaaattattaatatgtaAAGGTTTATTTGAAGAAGCAATCgaaatattaaaagttgttcaaaattttaatacagaAACTTATggtgaaaataatttaatcacaCTTgatacaaaacataatatcgcaaaGTGTTTAGacaatatgggaaaatataacgaagctttagaaattttttattcttttgataaaatacaaactgaaattttaggtatcaaccatccgtctacaatgacaacaaaacataatatcgcactCTGTTTGGACaaaatgggaaaatataacgaagctttagaaatttattattctgttgataaaatacaaactgaaattttaggtatcaaccatccgtctgcaatgacaacaaaacataatatcgcatTCTGTTTGAacaatatgggaaaatataacgaagctttagaaatttattattctgttgataaaattaaaactgaaattttaggtatcaaccatccgtctacaatgacaacaaaacataatatcgcaagctgtttgtacaaaatgggaaaatataacgaagctttagaaatttattattctgttgataaaataagaactgaaattttaggtatcaaccatccgtctacaatgacaacaaaacataatatcgcacaATGTTTGAacaatatgggaaaatataacgaagctttagaaatttattattctgttgataaaatacaaactgaaattttaggtatcaaccatccgtctacaatgacaacaaaacaaaacatcGCACTCTGTTTGAacaatatgggaaaatataacgaagctttagaaatttattattctgttgataaaatacaaactgaaattttaggtatcaaccatccagatacaatgacaacaaaacataatatcgcactCTGTTTGGacaatatgggaaaatataacgaagctttagaaatttattattctgttgataaaatactaactgaaattttaggtatcaaccatccagatacaatgacaacaaaacataatatcgcaagctgtttggacaaaatgggaaaatataacgaagctttagaaatttattattctgttgataaaatacaaactgaaattttaggtatcaaccatccgtctacaatgacaacaaaacataatatcgcaagctgtttggacaaaatgggaaaatataacgaagctttagaaatttattattctgttgataaaattaaaactgaaattttaggtatcaaccatccgtctacaatgacaacaaaacataatatcgcacaATGTTTGAacaatatgggaaaatataacgaagctttagaaatttattattctgttgataaaattaaaactgaaattttag gtatcaaccatccgtctACAATGGCAACAAAACATATTATCGCACTctgtttgaataatttaaaaaaaaagcaaaagtgttgtttaattatttga
- the LOC136075168 gene encoding uncharacterized protein LOC136075168 isoform X12, protein MSGVGKTHIARKYCEISYNFYKNFVWIDAAFGMLQTSMRNQCQILDIQVHDSKGEYFDIKVIVEKIHNYYRNEKTLYIFDSVDDESVKNLSMYISRKPNSFTLITSQWRTWSNNVNKMLVDVFTPEDAFAYVKNDIKENSDEKVRNLIKELGYHPFAITQAIKYINIHTISIEKYIDRYRSKPSEILDNINFPTEEESKSTMKAINLVLIKLEKTKPFLFKILNCLSHCDGQNISKQFITQISNQMETNDESLIDDAIGLLMSYSLLNCFDDKKYTIHELTQLTCKCFQKRNSSTNTFLDLIENYFKVELNEVKYHMDYGNHFVFHFIYMFRTNGKRFSETFHHMTTSIQKLLICKGLFEEAIEILKVVQNFNTETYGENNLITLDTKHNIAKCLDNMGKYNEALEIFYSFDKIQTEILGINHPSTMTTKHNIALCLDKMGKYNEALEIYYSVDKIQTEILGINHPSAMTTKHNIAFCLNNMGKYNEALEIYYSVDKIKTEILGINHPSTMTTKHNIASCLYKMGKYNEALEIYYSVDKIRTEILGINHPSTMTTKHNIAQCLNNMGKYNEALEIYYSVDKIQTEILGINHPSTMTTKQNIALCLNNMGKYNEALEIYYSVDKIQTEILGINHPDTMTTKHNIALCLDNMGKYNEALEIYYSVDKILTEILGINHPDTMTTKHNIASCLDKMGKYNEALEIYYSVDKIQTEILGINHPSTMTTKHNIASCLDKMGKYNEALEIYYSVDKIKTEILGINHPSTMTTKHNIAQCLNNMGKYNEALEIYYSVDKIKTEILGINHPSTMATKHIIALCLNNLKKKQKCCLII, encoded by the exons ATGTCGGGTGTCGGAAAAACACATATTGCCAGAAAATATTGTGAAATATCATATAACTtctataaaaactttgtttggaTTGACGCAGCATTTGGAATGTTACAAACTTCAATGAGAAACCAATGTCAAATATTAGATATCCAGGTTCATGATTCAAAAGgagaatattttgatataaaagtgattgttgaaaaaattcataactaTTATAGAAATGAAAagactttgtatatttttgacagTGTCGACGACGaaagtgttaaaaatttatcaatgtaCATTTCAAGAAAACCGAATTCATTCACGTTGATTACCTCCCAATGGAGAACGTGGtcaaataatgtaaataaaatgctAGTTGATGTTTTTACTCCTGAAGATGCATTCGCTTatgtaaaaaatgatattaaagaaAACAGCGACGAAAAAGTAAGAAACTTAATTAAAGAACTTGGTTATCATCCGTTTGCAATTACTCaggcaataaaatatataaatatacatacgaTTTCGATAGAAAAATACATAGATCGATATAGATCGAAACCATCAGAAATATTAGACAATATTAATTTTCCAACCGAAGAAGAATCAAAGTCCACAATGAAAGCAAttaacttagttttaataaaattagaaaaaacaaaaccttttctatttaaaatattaaactgtttatcTCATTGCGACGGTCAAAACATCAGTAAACAGTTTATAACACAAATCTCAAATCAAATGGAAACAAACGATGAATCTTTAATTGATGATGCTATTGGATTACTAATGAGTTATTCTTTACTAAACTGTTTTGacgataaaaaatatacaatacaCGAACTTACACAGTTAACAtgtaaatgttttcaaaagaGAAATTCGAGTACAAATACATTTcttgatttaattgaaaattattttaaagttgaattgAATGAAGTAAAATATCACATGGATTACggaaatcattttgtttttcattttatctatATGTTTCGTACTAACGGAAAAAGATTTTCGGAAACCTTCCATCATATGACAACttctattcaaaaattattaatatgtaAAGGTTTATTTGAAGAAGCAATCgaaatattaaaagttgttcaaaattttaatacagaAACTTATggtgaaaataatttaatcacaCTTgatacaaaacataatatcgcaaaGTGTTTAGacaatatgggaaaatataacgaagctttagaaattttttattcttttgataaaatacaaactgaaattttaggtatcaaccatccgtctacaatgacaacaaaacataatatcgcactCTGTTTGGACaaaatgggaaaatataacgaagctttagaaatttattattctgttgataaaatacaaactgaaattttaggtatcaaccatccgtctgcaatgacaacaaaacataatatcgcatTCTGTTTGAacaatatgggaaaatataacgaagctttagaaatttattattctgttgataaaattaaaactgaaattttaggtatcaaccatccgtctacaatgacaacaaaacataatatcgcaagctgtttgtacaaaatgggaaaatataacgaagctttagaaatttattattctgttgataaaataagaactgaaattttaggtatcaaccatccgtctacaatgacaacaaaacataatatcgcacaATGTTTGAacaatatgggaaaatataacgaagctttagaaatttattattctgttgataaaatacaaactgaaattttaggtatcaaccatccgtctacaatgacaacaaaacaaaacatcGCACTCTGTTTGAacaatatgggaaaatataacgaagctttagaaatttattattctgttgataaaatacaaactgaaattttaggtatcaaccatccagatacaatgacaacaaaacataatatcgcactCTGTTTGGacaatatgggaaaatataacgaagctttagaaatttattattctgttgataaaatactaactgaaattttaggtatcaaccatccagatacaatgacaacaaaacataatatcgcaagctgtttggacaaaatgggaaaatataacgaagctttagaaatttattattctgttgataaaatacaaactgaaattttaggtatcaaccatccgtctacaatgacaacaaaacataatatcgcaagctgtttggacaaaatgggaaaatataacgaagctttagaaatttattattctgttgataaaattaaaactgaaattttaggtatcaaccatccgtctacaatgacaacaaaacataatatcgcacaATGTTTGAacaatatgggaaaatataacgaagctttagaaatttattattctgttgataaaattaaaactgaaattttag gtatcaaccatccgtctACAATGGCAACAAAACATATTATCGCACTctgtttgaataatttaaaaaaaaagcaaaagtgttgtttaattatttga